From the genome of Triticum aestivum cultivar Chinese Spring chromosome 3B, IWGSC CS RefSeq v2.1, whole genome shotgun sequence, one region includes:
- the LOC123072698 gene encoding uncharacterized protein isoform X2 produces MWNNVDLKSDQPCELSHQFIKKITNDYDQQLIVGNGAFGTVFKGICENGEEVAVKVLKNMTGIDNKEFHKEFENLRRLKHQNVVQLLGFCNEAEKVLVENTGNQLIADEMHTALIFEYVRNGSLDNHMSADGCSGLNWHKQYTIIKGICQGLEYLRHGLERSVWHLDLKPGNILLDNNMIPKIADFGLSRLLGNDKSRKTINNVGTIGYLPREYIDYGLISEQFDIYSLGVIIAKLMAGCEGYFDIDDMGEKGFVKHVHNNWRKRLRATLAARPLEVYCEQVRTCINIAVKCMNRRRQERPTIQSIVSDLIETEIMIGNLRLETELFLDEEHNLPEGGIQDRTPNMASESSRCKSIDGRAKLKEVPLQLLKRITNDFSVERILSSGGSVYKGILEDGEVVAVKKLQENTLVADDKAFIKEVTSVAALIKHENALQLVGFCHGKKKKLVPSDNKFITAEVTQSSLCYEHLPTGSLERNLFEVPTKMDWETRFKIIKGVCNGLLFLHSTSIVHMDLNPGNILLDNNMRPKIADFALSRLFCHEATRLCTQTVVGSYGYMAPEYLYRGEISTRSDIYSLGMLIIEITAEEKNLSRKEKQPSGRTFIDNVRKTWTREHIASLYSSSPPQHLHEVEACIEIGLKCTSIDRRSRPSIEEIVETLNGLPQIGCDGLLSLQSRRVNFPMEPRRLTSSSVYLVNNTDALIAFRLATELPRRYLTKLPFCGIVPPKCANTFTLITREQKKPPPSNSDDCLILQSRTAHNENMDNVYPANYAALFLDTAADEVQEAKIVVACETETIPDQIIDGQNYREVLSIDVHPTEPWILTSNQRGYVCIWNYQTQAEEGSIEVTREPVHSAKFIGREEWFVVGSGDGYIYVCDYNTMEEVVDMIEAHDGHRIMCLAVSPTQPFVLSASDDHTIKLWDWAKEWQCTRTFEGHYDTVTRVMFDPRNNESFASASMDHTVKIWNIHSATCNITWDGHPDGLLCVHYFPRYFQQFLISGSSDGAAKIWDLETDTCVDTLQDHAKGISALCWHPELRVLVTGSLDGTARIWNWKYASSTYRLENIIGFNLGAVNALGYLNGSTRIVVGCHQGIALMEVNELTA; encoded by the exons ATGTGGAACAATGTAGATCTCAAAAGTGACCAGCCATGTGAGCTATCACACCAATTCATAAAAAAGATTACAAATGATTACGACCAGCAGCTAATAGTTGGCAATGGTGCATTCGGAACAGTTTTCAAG GGTATTTGTGAGAATGGAGAAGAGGTTGCTGTGAAGGTACTTAAGAACATGACAGGAATTGATAATAAGGAATTTCACAAGGAGTTCGAGAACCTTAGGAGGCTCAAGCATCAAAATGTCGTCCAGCTATTGGGTTTCTGCAATGAAGCAGAGAAAGTACTTGTAGAAAATACTGGGAACCAACTTATTGCTGACGAGATGCATACGGCGCTCATCTTTGAATATGTACGCAATGGTAGCCTTGACAATCATATGTCAG CTGACGGATGCTCAGGACTTAATTGGCATAAACAATACACAATAATCAAAGGGATCTGTCAAGGTTTAGAATATCTTCGGCATGGATTGGAGCGTTCAGTATGGCATTTGGATTTAAAGCCTGGTAATATCTTGCTAGATAACAATATGATCCCGAAAATTGCAGATTTCGGATTATCGAGACTCTTGGGTAATGACAAATCAAGAAAGACAATTAATAACGTCGGTACAAT TGGTTACTTGCCCCGAGAGTATATAGATTATGGTCTAATCTCAGAACAGTTCGATATATATAGCTTGGGGGTTATAATTGCAAAGTTAATGGCCGGATGTGAAGGCTACTTCGATATTGATGACATGGGAGAAAAAGGATTTGTCAAGCAT GTACATAACAATTGGAGGAAAAGGCTACGTGCTACGTTGGCCGCGAGGCCACTTGAAGTATATTGTGAACAAGTCAGGACGTGCATTAACATAGCAGTAAAATGCATGAACCGCAGGCGACAAGAAAGACCCACCATACAGTCCATCGTCTCTGATCTGATAGAGACGGAAATAATGATTGGTAACCTACGGCTGGAGACAGAACTG TTCCTTGACGAAGAACACAACCTTCCCGAGGGAGGCATCCAAGATAGAACACCTA ATATGGCCTCTGAATCAAGTAGATGTAAAAGCATAGATGGTCGGGCGAAATTGAAGGAAGTGCCGTTACAACTATTGAAGAGAATTACAAATGATTTCTCTGTGGAGCGAATACTCAGTAGTGGAGGAAGTGTTTATAAG GGAATTCTGGAAGATGGCGAAGTGGTTGCTGTAAAGAAACTTCAGGAAAATACGCTAGTTGCAGATGACAAAGCATTTATTAAAGAGGTTACAAGTGTTGCCGCCCTCATCAAACATGAAAATGCACTCCAGTTGGTTGGCTTCTGCCATGGCAAAAAGAAGAAATTAGTGCCGTCGGATAACAAATTTATTACTGCAGAAGTTACGCAAAGTTCCCTATGCTATGAACATTTACCTACAGGAAGCCTTGAGAGGAATCTTTTTG AAGTACCCACAAAAATGGACTGGGAGACACGCTTCAAAATAATTAAAGGGGTTTGCAATGGTTTGCTCTTTCTACATAGCACTTCTATTGTCCATATGGATCTCAACCCTGGAAACATACTATTGGATAATAACATGCGGCCAAAAATAGCGGACTTTGCTCTCTCGAGACTCTTCTGTCATGAAGCAACACGACTTTGCACGCAGACTGTTGTGGGATCATA TGGATACATGGCTCCGGAATATCTATACAGAGGTGAAATCTCCACCAGGTCAGACATTTACAGTTTAGGCATGCTCATCATAGAGATCACTGCAGAAGAGAAAAATCTTTCGAGGAAGGAGAAACAACCATCTGGACGGACATTTATTGACAAT GTACGTAAAACTTGGACACGTGAACATATCGCGTCATTGTACTCATCCTCGCCCCCCCAGCACCTCCATGAAGTCGAAGCATGCATCGAAATTGGACTGAAGTGTACATCAATTGATCGGCGCAGCAGACCTTCCATAGAAGAAATCGTCGAGACGCTCAACGGCCTTCCGCAGATAGGCTGTGATGGCCTTCTCAGCCTCCAATCCCGGCGGGTAAACTTCCCTATGGAGCCAAGAAGGTTGACCTCCAGCTCGGTTTACCTAGTGAACAACACGGATGCCCTTATTGCCTTCAGGCTTGCAACCGAACTCCCAAGGAGGTACCTTACAAAGCTACCATTTTGCGGGATTGTGCCGCCAAAGTGCGCCAACACTTTCACCCTGATAACACGCGAGCAGAAGAAGCCGCCACCGTCAAACAGTGACGACTGTCTGATACTACAAAGCAGAACTGCACACAATGAGAATATGGACAATGTTTACCCAGCTAATTATGCGGCCCTGTTCCTTGATACCGCTGCCGATGAGGTGCAAGAAGCCAAAATTGTGGTTGCCTGTGAAACTGAAACTATCCCTGATCAG ATCATAGACGGCCAAAATTATCGTGAGGTATTGTCCATAGATGTCCACCCAACCGAGCCGTG GATCTTGACAAGCAACCAGAGGGGTTATGTTTGCATTTGGAACTACCAAACACAG GCAGAGGAGGGTTCTATTGAAGTGACTAGAGAACCAG TACATTCAGCAAAATTTATTGGACGAGAGGAATGGTTTGTGGTCGGTAGTGGCGATGGATACATCTATGTGTGCGATTATAATACCATGGAAGAAGTCGTCGACATGATTGAAGCTCATGATGGTCATCGCATCATGTGTCTGGCCGTGAGTCCAACTCAACCGTTTGTGCTGTCAGCATCTGACGACCACACGATTAAGCTTTGGGACTGGGCTAAGGAATGGCAGTGTACCCGAACTTTTGAGGGGCACTATGACACAGTCACACGAGTAATGTTTGACCCCAGGAACAACGAAAGCTTCGCGAGTGCTTCCATGGATCACACTGTCAAG ATCTGGAATATTCACTCTGCGACATGCAACATCACTTGGGATGGGCATCCGGATGGTCTACTCTGTGTTCACTACTTCCCACGGTACTTTCAGCAGTTTTTGATTTCCGGATCCTCAGATGGTGCTGCAAAG ATCTGGGACCTAGAGACAGACACTTGTGTGGATACGCTCCAAGACCATGCAAAGGGTATCAGTGCTCTTTGTTGGCACCCAGAACTTCGAGTGCTAGTTACTGGTTCGCTTGATGGGACTGCACGAATCTGGAACTGGAAATATGCTAGTAGTACATACAG
- the LOC123072698 gene encoding uncharacterized protein isoform X1, translating to MLLLTSINNFFPPIGAKLREDKSSSMWNNVDLKSDQPCELSHQFIKKITNDYDQQLIVGNGAFGTVFKGICENGEEVAVKVLKNMTGIDNKEFHKEFENLRRLKHQNVVQLLGFCNEAEKVLVENTGNQLIADEMHTALIFEYVRNGSLDNHMSADGCSGLNWHKQYTIIKGICQGLEYLRHGLERSVWHLDLKPGNILLDNNMIPKIADFGLSRLLGNDKSRKTINNVGTIGYLPREYIDYGLISEQFDIYSLGVIIAKLMAGCEGYFDIDDMGEKGFVKHVHNNWRKRLRATLAARPLEVYCEQVRTCINIAVKCMNRRRQERPTIQSIVSDLIETEIMIGNLRLETELFLDEEHNLPEGGIQDRTPNMASESSRCKSIDGRAKLKEVPLQLLKRITNDFSVERILSSGGSVYKGILEDGEVVAVKKLQENTLVADDKAFIKEVTSVAALIKHENALQLVGFCHGKKKKLVPSDNKFITAEVTQSSLCYEHLPTGSLERNLFEVPTKMDWETRFKIIKGVCNGLLFLHSTSIVHMDLNPGNILLDNNMRPKIADFALSRLFCHEATRLCTQTVVGSYGYMAPEYLYRGEISTRSDIYSLGMLIIEITAEEKNLSRKEKQPSGRTFIDNVRKTWTREHIASLYSSSPPQHLHEVEACIEIGLKCTSIDRRSRPSIEEIVETLNGLPQIGCDGLLSLQSRRVNFPMEPRRLTSSSVYLVNNTDALIAFRLATELPRRYLTKLPFCGIVPPKCANTFTLITREQKKPPPSNSDDCLILQSRTAHNENMDNVYPANYAALFLDTAADEVQEAKIVVACETETIPDQIIDGQNYREVLSIDVHPTEPWILTSNQRGYVCIWNYQTQAEEGSIEVTREPVHSAKFIGREEWFVVGSGDGYIYVCDYNTMEEVVDMIEAHDGHRIMCLAVSPTQPFVLSASDDHTIKLWDWAKEWQCTRTFEGHYDTVTRVMFDPRNNESFASASMDHTVKIWNIHSATCNITWDGHPDGLLCVHYFPRYFQQFLISGSSDGAAKIWDLETDTCVDTLQDHAKGISALCWHPELRVLVTGSLDGTARIWNWKYASSTYRLENIIGFNLGAVNALGYLNGSTRIVVGCHQGIALMEVNELTA from the exons ATGCTTCTCTTGACGTCAATTAACAACTTTTTTCCGCCCATAGGTGCAAAACTCCGAGAGGACAA GAGCAGCAGCATGTGGAACAATGTAGATCTCAAAAGTGACCAGCCATGTGAGCTATCACACCAATTCATAAAAAAGATTACAAATGATTACGACCAGCAGCTAATAGTTGGCAATGGTGCATTCGGAACAGTTTTCAAG GGTATTTGTGAGAATGGAGAAGAGGTTGCTGTGAAGGTACTTAAGAACATGACAGGAATTGATAATAAGGAATTTCACAAGGAGTTCGAGAACCTTAGGAGGCTCAAGCATCAAAATGTCGTCCAGCTATTGGGTTTCTGCAATGAAGCAGAGAAAGTACTTGTAGAAAATACTGGGAACCAACTTATTGCTGACGAGATGCATACGGCGCTCATCTTTGAATATGTACGCAATGGTAGCCTTGACAATCATATGTCAG CTGACGGATGCTCAGGACTTAATTGGCATAAACAATACACAATAATCAAAGGGATCTGTCAAGGTTTAGAATATCTTCGGCATGGATTGGAGCGTTCAGTATGGCATTTGGATTTAAAGCCTGGTAATATCTTGCTAGATAACAATATGATCCCGAAAATTGCAGATTTCGGATTATCGAGACTCTTGGGTAATGACAAATCAAGAAAGACAATTAATAACGTCGGTACAAT TGGTTACTTGCCCCGAGAGTATATAGATTATGGTCTAATCTCAGAACAGTTCGATATATATAGCTTGGGGGTTATAATTGCAAAGTTAATGGCCGGATGTGAAGGCTACTTCGATATTGATGACATGGGAGAAAAAGGATTTGTCAAGCAT GTACATAACAATTGGAGGAAAAGGCTACGTGCTACGTTGGCCGCGAGGCCACTTGAAGTATATTGTGAACAAGTCAGGACGTGCATTAACATAGCAGTAAAATGCATGAACCGCAGGCGACAAGAAAGACCCACCATACAGTCCATCGTCTCTGATCTGATAGAGACGGAAATAATGATTGGTAACCTACGGCTGGAGACAGAACTG TTCCTTGACGAAGAACACAACCTTCCCGAGGGAGGCATCCAAGATAGAACACCTA ATATGGCCTCTGAATCAAGTAGATGTAAAAGCATAGATGGTCGGGCGAAATTGAAGGAAGTGCCGTTACAACTATTGAAGAGAATTACAAATGATTTCTCTGTGGAGCGAATACTCAGTAGTGGAGGAAGTGTTTATAAG GGAATTCTGGAAGATGGCGAAGTGGTTGCTGTAAAGAAACTTCAGGAAAATACGCTAGTTGCAGATGACAAAGCATTTATTAAAGAGGTTACAAGTGTTGCCGCCCTCATCAAACATGAAAATGCACTCCAGTTGGTTGGCTTCTGCCATGGCAAAAAGAAGAAATTAGTGCCGTCGGATAACAAATTTATTACTGCAGAAGTTACGCAAAGTTCCCTATGCTATGAACATTTACCTACAGGAAGCCTTGAGAGGAATCTTTTTG AAGTACCCACAAAAATGGACTGGGAGACACGCTTCAAAATAATTAAAGGGGTTTGCAATGGTTTGCTCTTTCTACATAGCACTTCTATTGTCCATATGGATCTCAACCCTGGAAACATACTATTGGATAATAACATGCGGCCAAAAATAGCGGACTTTGCTCTCTCGAGACTCTTCTGTCATGAAGCAACACGACTTTGCACGCAGACTGTTGTGGGATCATA TGGATACATGGCTCCGGAATATCTATACAGAGGTGAAATCTCCACCAGGTCAGACATTTACAGTTTAGGCATGCTCATCATAGAGATCACTGCAGAAGAGAAAAATCTTTCGAGGAAGGAGAAACAACCATCTGGACGGACATTTATTGACAAT GTACGTAAAACTTGGACACGTGAACATATCGCGTCATTGTACTCATCCTCGCCCCCCCAGCACCTCCATGAAGTCGAAGCATGCATCGAAATTGGACTGAAGTGTACATCAATTGATCGGCGCAGCAGACCTTCCATAGAAGAAATCGTCGAGACGCTCAACGGCCTTCCGCAGATAGGCTGTGATGGCCTTCTCAGCCTCCAATCCCGGCGGGTAAACTTCCCTATGGAGCCAAGAAGGTTGACCTCCAGCTCGGTTTACCTAGTGAACAACACGGATGCCCTTATTGCCTTCAGGCTTGCAACCGAACTCCCAAGGAGGTACCTTACAAAGCTACCATTTTGCGGGATTGTGCCGCCAAAGTGCGCCAACACTTTCACCCTGATAACACGCGAGCAGAAGAAGCCGCCACCGTCAAACAGTGACGACTGTCTGATACTACAAAGCAGAACTGCACACAATGAGAATATGGACAATGTTTACCCAGCTAATTATGCGGCCCTGTTCCTTGATACCGCTGCCGATGAGGTGCAAGAAGCCAAAATTGTGGTTGCCTGTGAAACTGAAACTATCCCTGATCAG ATCATAGACGGCCAAAATTATCGTGAGGTATTGTCCATAGATGTCCACCCAACCGAGCCGTG GATCTTGACAAGCAACCAGAGGGGTTATGTTTGCATTTGGAACTACCAAACACAG GCAGAGGAGGGTTCTATTGAAGTGACTAGAGAACCAG TACATTCAGCAAAATTTATTGGACGAGAGGAATGGTTTGTGGTCGGTAGTGGCGATGGATACATCTATGTGTGCGATTATAATACCATGGAAGAAGTCGTCGACATGATTGAAGCTCATGATGGTCATCGCATCATGTGTCTGGCCGTGAGTCCAACTCAACCGTTTGTGCTGTCAGCATCTGACGACCACACGATTAAGCTTTGGGACTGGGCTAAGGAATGGCAGTGTACCCGAACTTTTGAGGGGCACTATGACACAGTCACACGAGTAATGTTTGACCCCAGGAACAACGAAAGCTTCGCGAGTGCTTCCATGGATCACACTGTCAAG ATCTGGAATATTCACTCTGCGACATGCAACATCACTTGGGATGGGCATCCGGATGGTCTACTCTGTGTTCACTACTTCCCACGGTACTTTCAGCAGTTTTTGATTTCCGGATCCTCAGATGGTGCTGCAAAG ATCTGGGACCTAGAGACAGACACTTGTGTGGATACGCTCCAAGACCATGCAAAGGGTATCAGTGCTCTTTGTTGGCACCCAGAACTTCGAGTGCTAGTTACTGGTTCGCTTGATGGGACTGCACGAATCTGGAACTGGAAATATGCTAGTAGTACATACAG